A stretch of Microscilla marina ATCC 23134 DNA encodes these proteins:
- a CDS encoding 7TM diverse intracellular signaling domain-containing protein, with amino-acid sequence MRFLIFISLCVCISFNNFAQFIPEEQLLSVSKKMMVLEDNTGTFTINDIVKPSSQQKFQSFRKKIFSHPVSKSAFWFKITIENKSNKDVWLSIADTRLKYIDFYTPKTDGTYSPPLLLGASRPQQNKVFPSAFYCVPIRQHLSPQTYYLRVKGSLNLLLPFEVGTTQSLIKKFDTYDQILNIFIGLVLSMLVYNLFLFFATHDRLYLIYVSYLAMVFLVTPFSNGQAMFFYSWFWDNFLVWQSPLFWTITLFVDLYLNLRQHALQLKRWLWALTVCLGVFFPLLNLIGIHMAYYLRFFQLMVLVYSFSLLICGVYLWRKGHKNARFYILGWSSVIIASFVYLFTSNGLLPLNTFTRQSLYFGFGLEALMFSLALGDRLNILKKEKDAALAQNLSLVTNQKEVLENKVKERTWEIQEQKEEMEAQNQMMKETHKALKEAYQEINKKNQNLLASINYAQTIQNALLSLRKGVVNALGADNFFILFKPRDIVSGDFHYIEVLESEQLLLAAIDCTGHGIPGAFMSMIGYEVMTEIVKIRRETKPNAILELLHRYIASVLKQSETNNRDGMDVALVVIDKQKHIMEFAGAKNPLVYIQNEQLTLIKGDKRSIGGQVRQRKEFKCHQVDISTPTIFYLFSDGYQDQFGGEENKKFMLARLKSLLMNVHLKRMEEQQKILNTTLEDWMQQGNETQIDDVLVVGVRV; translated from the coding sequence ATGAGATTTTTAATCTTTATCTCTTTGTGTGTATGCATCTCGTTCAATAATTTTGCACAGTTTATTCCTGAAGAGCAACTACTATCAGTGAGTAAAAAAATGATGGTTTTAGAAGACAATACTGGAACATTCACCATTAATGATATTGTAAAGCCTTCTTCTCAGCAGAAATTTCAATCTTTTCGTAAAAAAATATTTAGTCACCCTGTATCTAAATCTGCTTTTTGGTTTAAAATTACCATAGAAAATAAATCGAACAAAGATGTTTGGCTAAGCATAGCAGATACTCGCTTAAAATATATTGATTTTTATACTCCTAAAACCGACGGTACTTATTCCCCCCCTTTGTTGTTAGGAGCCAGTCGCCCACAGCAAAATAAGGTGTTTCCTTCTGCATTTTATTGTGTTCCTATTCGTCAACATCTTTCTCCTCAAACATATTATTTAAGAGTTAAAGGAAGCCTCAACCTATTACTTCCTTTTGAGGTTGGTACCACTCAGAGTTTGATTAAAAAGTTTGACACTTACGACCAAATCCTAAATATTTTTATAGGCTTGGTATTGTCTATGTTAGTTTATAATCTATTTCTGTTTTTTGCTACTCATGATAGGCTCTATCTTATTTATGTGAGTTACCTTGCCATGGTGTTTTTGGTGACACCTTTTAGCAATGGTCAAGCCATGTTTTTTTATAGCTGGTTTTGGGACAACTTTCTGGTATGGCAAAGCCCTTTGTTTTGGACGATTACCTTATTTGTAGATCTTTATTTAAACCTTAGACAGCATGCGCTCCAACTAAAGCGTTGGCTTTGGGCACTTACCGTATGTTTAGGGGTGTTTTTCCCTTTGCTTAACCTGATAGGAATACACATGGCTTATTACCTTAGGTTTTTTCAACTGATGGTATTAGTTTATTCTTTTAGTTTGCTTATATGTGGTGTGTACCTTTGGCGTAAGGGGCATAAAAATGCTCGGTTTTATATTTTGGGGTGGAGTTCGGTGATCATTGCTTCTTTTGTTTATTTATTTACATCAAACGGATTATTGCCACTTAATACATTTACCCGACAATCACTTTACTTTGGTTTTGGCTTAGAGGCATTGATGTTTTCGTTGGCGTTGGGTGACCGGTTAAATATACTCAAGAAAGAAAAAGATGCTGCTTTGGCGCAAAACCTGTCGTTGGTGACCAACCAAAAAGAGGTTTTGGAGAACAAAGTAAAAGAGCGTACCTGGGAAATTCAAGAACAAAAAGAAGAAATGGAAGCGCAAAATCAAATGATGAAAGAAACCCATAAAGCGCTTAAAGAAGCTTACCAGGAAATAAACAAAAAGAATCAAAACTTGTTAGCTTCTATCAATTACGCTCAAACCATTCAGAATGCTTTATTGTCTTTACGCAAGGGGGTAGTAAATGCATTGGGAGCCGATAATTTTTTCATTTTGTTCAAACCCCGCGATATTGTTTCAGGAGACTTTCATTATATAGAAGTTTTGGAGAGCGAGCAATTGTTGCTTGCTGCGATTGATTGTACCGGGCACGGCATACCAGGGGCATTTATGTCTATGATTGGGTACGAGGTGATGACTGAAATAGTGAAAATAAGAAGGGAAACCAAGCCCAATGCAATACTAGAGTTGTTGCACCGCTATATTGCCAGTGTACTTAAACAGTCGGAAACTAATAACAGGGACGGTATGGATGTGGCTTTAGTAGTGATAGACAAACAAAAGCACATAATGGAGTTTGCTGGAGCTAAAAACCCTTTGGTGTATATCCAAAACGAACAATTGACCCTTATTAAAGGAGACAAACGTAGCATAGGAGGGCAAGTGAGACAACGTAAGGAGTTTAAATGCCATCAAGTAGACATTAGTACGCCCACTATTTTTTATTTATTTTCTGATGGTTATCAAGACCAGTTTGGGGGCGAAGAAAATAAAAAGTTTATGTTGGCAAGGCTGAAGAGCTTATTGATGAACGTACATTTGAAAAGAATGGAGGAGCAGCAAAAAATACTAAATACGACCTTAGAAGACTGGATGCAACAAGGGAACGAAACACAAATAGACGATGTGTTGGTAGTAGGGGTGAGGGTATAG
- a CDS encoding M1 family metallopeptidase, which produces MKKLLLLLLSCITISALAQKKPSTSDREAPLPKYVSSKFAQLGQELPTPNVYRTGDGSPGPNYWQQKADYKIKATLDEAKNVITGSETITYYNNAPIPLRYLWIQLDQNRFAGDATAQKANPMKLTKSNGSVQRLFRWVSLTKDDYGYTISNVKDKSGKKLKYTINGTMMRLELPQPIKAKGGSFTFSLDWKNKIRERLKIGGRGGYEHFPKDGNNVYAIAQWFPRMCVYDDVNGWQNKQFLGRGEFALTFGDYEVALTVPADHIVGATGELQNAKKVLSSEQIKRWEKAKNAKNPVVIVTQKEAEAKEKTKSTQTKTWVFKAKNVRDFAFTSSRKLIWDAMGVNVGGKNVWAMSYYPKEANPLWGNYSTHIVAHTLKVYSKYTFDYPYPVAISVEASNGMEYPMICFNYGRPNAQGVTSARMRNGMFGVIIHEVGHNFFPMIVNSDERQWTWMDEGLNSFVQTLAEREIQSLSWAPDVYKKNGFPEGSRNPKNIIRYMRIDPKKMVPIMSNSESIPYFGPNAYSKPATALNILRNTIMGPELFDYAFREYSQKWMFKHPQPADFFRTMEDASGVDLDWFWRGWFYSTEPCDISLEGVKLFQVESDKNKTVASKMVFKPTFYTQDQIKNITAIVKRRGLTLNKGDKEAISPNSFFYQLDFKNKGGLLMPIIVKMQYKDGSQQNVKIPAEIWKKDPVKVSKVLMTKKEVVKFVVDPNGETADIDTKNNTFPRAEMSKSGFKKMKEKKGSQE; this is translated from the coding sequence ATGAAAAAACTACTATTACTATTACTATCCTGTATAACGATAAGTGCTTTGGCTCAGAAAAAGCCATCGACCTCTGACCGAGAAGCTCCTCTCCCCAAATATGTAAGTTCTAAATTTGCTCAGTTAGGTCAGGAACTCCCCACTCCTAATGTATATCGTACAGGAGATGGATCGCCAGGACCAAACTATTGGCAACAAAAGGCTGACTATAAAATTAAGGCTACCTTAGATGAAGCAAAGAATGTAATTACCGGATCGGAAACCATCACCTACTACAACAATGCCCCCATTCCATTGCGGTATTTATGGATACAACTCGATCAAAATCGCTTTGCCGGGGATGCTACTGCACAAAAGGCAAACCCAATGAAGCTTACCAAAAGCAATGGTAGTGTACAAAGGCTTTTTCGCTGGGTATCACTTACCAAAGATGACTATGGGTATACCATTTCTAATGTAAAAGATAAAAGTGGCAAAAAACTGAAGTATACCATCAATGGTACTATGATGCGCCTTGAGTTACCTCAGCCTATCAAAGCCAAAGGTGGTTCGTTTACATTTTCACTAGATTGGAAAAACAAAATTCGCGAACGCTTAAAAATTGGTGGCCGTGGTGGTTATGAGCACTTCCCTAAAGATGGCAACAATGTATACGCTATAGCGCAATGGTTTCCTCGTATGTGTGTGTACGATGACGTAAACGGTTGGCAAAATAAACAATTTTTAGGACGTGGTGAGTTTGCTTTGACTTTTGGCGACTATGAAGTGGCACTTACTGTGCCTGCCGACCATATTGTAGGCGCAACTGGAGAGCTACAAAATGCCAAAAAAGTATTGTCTTCTGAGCAGATCAAACGTTGGGAAAAAGCTAAAAATGCTAAAAACCCTGTAGTAATTGTAACTCAAAAAGAAGCCGAAGCTAAAGAAAAGACCAAAAGTACTCAAACCAAGACTTGGGTATTTAAGGCTAAAAATGTTCGTGATTTCGCATTTACCAGTTCACGAAAGCTAATCTGGGACGCTATGGGCGTAAATGTAGGAGGTAAAAATGTATGGGCTATGTCTTACTACCCTAAAGAGGCTAACCCACTGTGGGGCAACTACTCTACCCATATTGTAGCACATACACTTAAAGTTTACTCTAAGTATACTTTTGACTACCCTTACCCAGTAGCCATTTCAGTAGAAGCATCAAACGGTATGGAGTACCCTATGATTTGTTTTAACTACGGTCGTCCTAACGCTCAAGGAGTCACTAGTGCACGTATGCGCAATGGTATGTTTGGGGTAATTATTCACGAAGTGGGCCACAACTTCTTTCCAATGATTGTAAACTCTGATGAAAGACAATGGACATGGATGGATGAAGGGCTTAACTCTTTTGTACAAACACTTGCCGAACGTGAAATTCAATCACTTTCGTGGGCACCAGATGTATACAAGAAAAACGGCTTCCCTGAAGGTTCACGCAACCCAAAAAATATTATCCGCTACATGCGTATTGACCCTAAGAAAATGGTACCTATCATGAGTAACTCTGAGTCGATTCCTTACTTTGGGCCTAACGCTTACAGCAAACCTGCCACTGCGTTGAACATCTTACGCAACACCATTATGGGGCCAGAACTGTTTGATTATGCTTTTCGTGAGTATTCACAAAAGTGGATGTTTAAACACCCACAGCCTGCCGATTTTTTCCGTACTATGGAAGATGCCTCTGGGGTTGACTTAGATTGGTTCTGGAGAGGTTGGTTTTATTCTACCGAACCTTGTGATATTTCGCTCGAAGGTGTGAAATTGTTCCAGGTAGAAAGCGATAAAAACAAAACCGTGGCAAGTAAGATGGTATTTAAGCCCACATTTTATACTCAAGACCAAATCAAGAACATTACTGCGATTGTCAAACGACGTGGCTTAACACTCAACAAAGGTGATAAGGAGGCAATAAGCCCTAACAGCTTCTTTTATCAATTAGACTTTAAAAACAAGGGTGGTTTGCTGATGCCAATTATTGTAAAAATGCAGTATAAGGATGGAAGCCAACAAAACGTAAAAATACCTGCAGAAATCTGGAAAAAAGACCCGGTAAAAGTGTCTAAGGTATTGATGACTAAAAAAGAAGTAGTGAAGTTTGTAGTAGACCCTAATGGAGAAACTGCTGACATTGATACTAAAAATAATACTTTTCCTCGTGCAGAAATGAGTAAGTCAGGTTTTAAGAAAATGAAAGAGAAAAAAGGCTCTCAAGAGTAA